From the Candidatus Saccharimonadaceae bacterium ML1 genome, one window contains:
- a CDS encoding ABC transporter ATP-binding protein, which produces MDDEKGRVIAAFLRYFDGDPERAVAAVRQYTARDATAQTKTTVPLGSEIISVKDVVKTYKVGRQKIKVLRGVSLSVRQREFVALTGASGSGKSTLLQLIGGLDKPTSGLITVNGQALSALSDRKLSQFRGRTIGFVFQSFYLQPFLNLATNLEIPGMFARTNPRERKQRATELADMVNVAERMKHLPKELSGGQMQRAAIARALLNQPKVLLADEPTGNLDSVNSQRVINIFEQIRRQLGTTILIVTHDHEIARQTDREITLHDGRVL; this is translated from the coding sequence ATGGACGACGAAAAGGGGAGGGTAATTGCTGCGTTTCTGCGGTATTTTGACGGCGATCCGGAACGGGCGGTTGCAGCGGTTCGGCAATACACGGCGCGCGATGCCACTGCGCAGACAAAAACTACTGTACCGCTCGGCAGTGAAATTATCTCAGTCAAAGATGTCGTAAAAACATACAAAGTCGGGCGGCAAAAGATTAAGGTGCTGCGCGGCGTCAGTTTGAGCGTGCGCCAGCGGGAATTTGTAGCGCTCACCGGCGCAAGCGGCTCAGGGAAGTCAACGTTGCTACAGCTAATCGGCGGACTCGACAAACCAACAAGCGGACTCATTACCGTCAACGGACAAGCCCTTAGCGCGCTATCAGACCGAAAATTATCGCAATTCCGCGGGCGGACAATTGGATTCGTGTTTCAGTCATTTTATTTGCAGCCATTTTTGAATCTAGCGACTAATCTAGAAATCCCCGGTATGTTCGCGCGCACCAATCCGCGCGAGCGTAAACAGCGCGCCACTGAACTCGCTGATATGGTTAACGTCGCAGAGCGCATGAAGCATTTGCCGAAGGAATTGTCTGGCGGGCAGATGCAGCGCGCCGCCATTGCGCGGGCATTACTAAATCAGCCGAAAGTCCTGCTTGCCGACGAACCGACGGGTAATCTCGATAGTGTTAATTCGCAGCGTGTCATTAACATTTTCGAGCAAATCCGCCGCCAGCTCGGCACAACGATTCTGATTGTTACGCACGACCACGAGATCGCTCGGCAGACCGACCGCGAGATTACGCTGCACGACGGGAGGGTACTCTAG
- a CDS encoding DUF2797 domain-containing protein produces MGGGRSCVVADKMARELVDLPFGKFLFTRVSFDSKRNVPYFRLMDAGGVFVYARPAGDFTLTFDLSYKRCTGWYDIRTGECYECPGKRSVSEKYEQCPECQRKTGFNPAFYNTTELSVQQAELNKKPHLLYLAYFSSETVKVGISNAERGLARLLEQGARSAVILETFPSANVARQYEAQIAWLPGLCESVQLRKKAQILVENSYDEVVARQKLEQVIAVIQRALNIQFSNPQFAELSSIMINGAALSSCAAIELWNQPHLSGTFVGLLGQLLIMEQQSRLLVTPMKQYLGNYVTITGDVAPLDLTPVQASLF; encoded by the coding sequence TTGGGCGGCGGTAGAAGCTGCGTTGTAGCCGATAAAATGGCTCGTGAATTAGTTGATTTGCCGTTTGGAAAGTTTCTATTCACGAGAGTTAGCTTTGATAGTAAACGCAACGTTCCATATTTTCGGCTAATGGACGCCGGCGGTGTTTTTGTGTATGCTCGTCCCGCTGGCGACTTTACGCTGACATTTGATTTAAGCTACAAACGCTGTACTGGTTGGTATGATATACGAACTGGCGAGTGCTATGAGTGTCCAGGTAAGCGCTCTGTCTCTGAAAAATATGAACAGTGTCCTGAATGCCAACGGAAGACCGGCTTTAATCCAGCGTTCTACAACACGACAGAATTGAGCGTGCAACAAGCCGAGCTCAACAAAAAACCGCATTTGTTGTATCTTGCGTATTTTTCATCAGAGACTGTTAAAGTTGGTATCTCAAACGCCGAGCGCGGGTTGGCGCGGCTGCTCGAGCAAGGCGCGCGAAGTGCTGTAATCCTCGAAACATTCCCGAGTGCCAACGTTGCGCGGCAGTATGAAGCGCAGATTGCTTGGCTGCCTGGATTGTGTGAAAGTGTCCAGTTACGCAAAAAAGCGCAAATTTTAGTCGAAAACTCGTACGACGAGGTAGTGGCGCGGCAAAAATTAGAGCAGGTGATTGCGGTAATCCAGCGTGCACTAAATATACAATTTTCCAACCCGCAATTTGCCGAATTATCAAGCATAATGATCAACGGCGCGGCACTTTCGTCGTGCGCCGCTATAGAACTATGGAATCAGCCGCACCTTTCTGGCACGTTCGTAGGACTACTTGGACAGTTGCTTATTATGGAACAGCAAAGCCGGCTACTTGTAACGCCGATGAAACAGTATCTTGGTAATTATGTCACGATTACAGGCGATGTTGCGCCGCTTGATCTCACGCCGGTACAGGCGAGTTTATTTTAG
- the dnaX gene encoding DNA polymerase III subunit gamma/tau — MSQALYRKYRSKKLSEIVGQAHITRLLERALKRGAVAHAYLLTGPRGVGKTSIARILAHEINNLPYTDESTHLDIIEIDAASNNSVEDIRDLRDKVQIAPVSAPKKVYIIDEVHMLSKSAFNALLKTLEEPPEHVVFILATTDADKLPATILSRVQRFNFRLIGEADVVAHLRAIAEAEHIAIDDDALRLIAEQGQGSFRDSISLLDQLQHVADGAITAQLIEESLGLASAQDVDALLAAAAAGDIAAIVQQLGAMEHNGVPAPIAAEQIARNIQRSAISHPERLALLGPLAKVTRSPWPYTSLLVALTSQANIAAQPVATAAALSGNSAVKPANSPAQAKEPALHETPQVSKKSPETPAASPRAHTSAAANSGVTSTQKPSVSIKDDKSNAASSASTAAPAHNKKNKEEKSFAWDDFLAPLKESAAGAHSILAKCKYHYDGAALTIYAGKKFAKNQIDKALPALAESLQTIGLPDIEITVLATPKPPEDSQTAAIIAMMGGGEEVSL; from the coding sequence ATGAGCCAGGCATTATACCGGAAATACCGCTCGAAAAAATTGAGCGAGATTGTTGGGCAGGCGCACATTACGCGGCTGTTGGAGCGCGCGCTAAAGCGCGGCGCAGTAGCACATGCGTATCTGCTGACTGGACCGCGCGGTGTCGGTAAGACGTCGATTGCGCGTATCTTGGCGCACGAAATTAACAATTTACCGTATACCGACGAATCGACGCACCTGGATATTATCGAAATTGATGCAGCAAGCAACAACTCCGTTGAGGATATTCGCGATTTACGCGATAAAGTACAGATCGCGCCAGTTAGCGCCCCGAAAAAAGTGTACATCATTGATGAGGTGCATATGCTCAGCAAGTCGGCGTTCAACGCGCTTCTCAAAACGCTTGAAGAGCCGCCGGAACATGTTGTTTTTATTCTCGCAACCACCGATGCCGATAAGCTGCCGGCAACGATTTTGAGCCGCGTACAGCGATTTAACTTTCGACTAATCGGCGAAGCGGATGTAGTAGCGCACTTGCGCGCAATTGCCGAAGCTGAACATATTGCGATTGACGATGATGCTTTGCGGCTTATTGCCGAGCAGGGGCAGGGGAGTTTTCGCGATAGCATCAGCCTCCTTGACCAATTGCAGCATGTCGCAGATGGCGCAATTACCGCGCAGCTAATAGAAGAATCGCTCGGACTCGCAAGCGCGCAGGACGTTGATGCGTTACTCGCAGCGGCGGCAGCAGGCGATATAGCTGCAATCGTACAACAGCTTGGCGCAATGGAACACAATGGCGTGCCGGCGCCAATCGCCGCCGAGCAAATCGCGCGGAATATTCAACGCAGTGCAATTTCGCACCCAGAGCGCTTAGCGTTGCTTGGTCCGCTCGCGAAAGTAACACGCAGCCCGTGGCCGTATACATCGTTATTGGTTGCGCTAACATCGCAGGCGAATATAGCAGCGCAGCCAGTTGCTACGGCTGCTGCACTTAGTGGAAATAGCGCGGTAAAGCCAGCCAATTCTCCGGCGCAGGCAAAAGAGCCTGCGTTACACGAAACACCGCAGGTATCCAAAAAATCGCCAGAAACACCTGCCGCGTCTCCGCGGGCACATACGAGTGCGGCAGCAAACTCAGGTGTAACCTCTACACAAAAGCCTTCAGTATCAATAAAAGACGACAAGAGCAATGCTGCATCGTCCGCATCAACCGCAGCGCCGGCGCACAATAAGAAAAATAAGGAAGAAAAATCCTTTGCTTGGGATGATTTTCTCGCGCCGCTTAAAGAATCTGCTGCAGGCGCGCACAGTATTCTTGCTAAATGCAAATATCACTATGACGGCGCGGCGCTTACTATCTACGCTGGTAAAAAATTCGCCAAAAACCAAATCGATAAAGCGTTACCGGCACTCGCCGAATCGTTGCAAACGATCGGTTTGCCCGACATCGAAATCACCGTACTTGCTACGCCGAAACCGCCAGAAGATAGTCAAACTGCTGCGATTATTGCTATGATGGGCGGTGGAGAGGAAGTGAGTTTATAA
- a CDS encoding PMT 2 domain-containing protein, with protein MKSHVTDYVLYRWRFGLGLLIIAVIIGVIVWGGALQTPGELRPEEIKSVLTSSSLSKNSLDPAMIVNFPYHLLQRLSIYAFGATTFAIKLPSLVLATFTILGILVLTQSWLKRNVAMITTMALATTTQFLFMAQDGTPAITFNAIAVWLLVAGLRVTRGKYFHTFWKILGGVLMAVALYVPLGIYVVVSLLITSVLHPHIRYIMKRLGKTKLLMAAILGLASTVPLVYAIIIQPSTALELAGLPSNISFTRIRTTALQAVLDLVGFSADSSGALLRPAYSLTLALVALIGLYRLVMTRYTARSYVTIILSVLLVPLILLTPAHISALFFVMTILIATGFDFLIRYWYRLFPRNPYARLAGLLPLAVLVIGIIATNVTHYMDGYRYAPSALAHYSSDLNLIHAYASKHEQMTLVATEQEREFYHIVAERSPKITLRDQADQSPGIVVLTRNARRAMPAAPESWQLERIITNGRAEQSDRLYVYKILQ; from the coding sequence ATGAAATCGCACGTCACAGATTACGTTCTTTATCGTTGGCGTTTTGGACTGGGATTGTTGATAATCGCAGTAATTATCGGTGTAATCGTGTGGGGCGGAGCGCTGCAAACGCCAGGCGAACTGCGCCCCGAGGAAATTAAATCCGTATTAACAAGCAGCTCGCTTTCGAAGAACTCGCTTGACCCAGCGATGATCGTTAATTTCCCGTATCATTTGCTGCAGCGGCTAAGTATTTATGCGTTCGGCGCGACGACATTTGCAATTAAGCTGCCATCTCTTGTGCTAGCGACATTTACCATTCTTGGTATACTTGTATTAACGCAATCGTGGCTAAAGCGTAACGTCGCGATGATCACGACGATGGCGCTCGCTACAACAACGCAATTTTTGTTCATGGCGCAAGACGGTACGCCAGCGATTACATTTAACGCAATCGCCGTCTGGCTACTCGTAGCAGGATTACGCGTGACCCGCGGTAAATATTTTCATACTTTTTGGAAGATTTTAGGCGGCGTTCTGATGGCGGTGGCATTGTATGTGCCGCTTGGAATTTACGTCGTCGTGTCGCTGCTTATTACCTCGGTGCTGCATCCGCACATTCGCTATATCATGAAACGCCTTGGCAAAACAAAGTTGCTGATGGCGGCAATATTAGGGCTAGCGAGTACGGTGCCGCTCGTCTACGCAATTATCATCCAGCCGTCGACTGCGCTTGAGCTTGCTGGGTTGCCAAGCAATATATCGTTTACTCGTATCCGCACTACAGCGCTACAAGCGGTTCTTGATTTAGTTGGATTCAGTGCAGACAGCTCGGGCGCGTTACTGCGACCGGCGTATTCATTAACGCTTGCGCTCGTAGCGCTTATCGGGCTGTATCGTCTCGTTATGACGCGCTATACGGCGCGTAGCTATGTAACAATTATTTTGAGCGTCTTGCTCGTACCGCTTATTCTACTTACGCCGGCACATATAAGCGCTCTTTTCTTCGTCATGACGATTCTCATCGCGACTGGATTTGATTTCTTGATACGTTACTGGTACCGGTTATTTCCGCGCAATCCGTACGCGCGGCTGGCAGGGCTGTTGCCGCTTGCCGTGCTGGTAATCGGCATTATTGCTACAAATGTCACGCATTATATGGATGGTTACCGTTACGCGCCAAGTGCGCTCGCGCATTATTCAAGCGACTTAAACCTTATACATGCTTACGCTAGCAAGCACGAACAGATGACACTCGTCGCAACCGAGCAAGAACGCGAATTCTACCATATCGTAGCAGAGCGCTCGCCTAAAATCACGCTGCGCGATCAAGCCGACCAGTCGCCCGGTATCGTCGTGCTCACACGAAACGCCCGCCGCGCTATGCCCGCCGCGCCAGAATCATGGCAGCTTGAGCGCATTATCACGAATGGGCGCGCCGAGCAGAGCGACCGATTATATGTCTACAAAATCCTACAATAA
- a CDS encoding Nucleoid-associated protein — MALNQMKMLNDLRKAQKALAKEIVEVEAGDGAVIVQITGELKIKSIKIDPAYVDLDDIHQLEHWIEIAIRDGMAKTQEIAAEKMKPLMGGLGNLGL, encoded by the coding sequence ATGGCGTTGAACCAAATGAAGATGTTGAATGATTTACGCAAGGCGCAGAAGGCGCTCGCAAAAGAAATTGTTGAGGTTGAGGCAGGTGATGGCGCAGTGATCGTGCAAATCACTGGCGAGTTAAAAATTAAATCAATTAAAATTGATCCGGCGTACGTTGATTTGGATGATATCCATCAGCTGGAGCACTGGATTGAGATTGCTATTCGCGACGGTATGGCAAAGACTCAGGAAATTGCCGCCGAAAAGATGAAACCGCTCATGGGTGGCTTGGGCAATTTAGGATTGTAA
- the dnaB gene encoding Replicative DNA helicase, translating to MPAKQVDAKIPPQNIDAEMSLLGAILIDDDVLADASEIVKPADFYDQRHQTVFAAMMRLYERHKPVDLLTLTDELKKKDKLELVGGSSYLTELTNYVPTAAHASSYADIVAQKAVRRRLIKASADIGEMGFNEETSTAELLEKAEAELFNVSDQSLKQDLVSIENILDESFSRIEELHRNKGQLRGIRTGYQDLDNMTAGLQRSDLIILAARPAMGKTTLVTNLAYNIATIAKLPVLFFSLEMSKEQLIDRMLADASGVDSWNIRTGNLSDDDFSKISEAMGEMAEAPIFIDDTPGLSVLEMRTKARRAMHDQPLGLIVVDYLQLMQAANNHNGNRVQEVSEISRGLKLIARELNVPLIALSQLSRSVESRTPPIPQLADLRESGSIEQDADLVSFIYRPGYYEPDNPEVQNITDLIIAKHRNGPTGKVQLYFHPERLRFMSLDRRHE from the coding sequence ATGCCCGCGAAACAAGTTGACGCTAAGATTCCGCCGCAAAATATTGATGCCGAGATGAGCTTGCTCGGTGCGATTCTCATTGACGACGACGTACTCGCTGACGCGTCGGAAATTGTCAAACCGGCGGATTTTTACGATCAGCGCCATCAAACTGTTTTTGCTGCCATGATGCGTTTGTACGAACGCCACAAGCCGGTGGATTTGCTAACGTTAACTGATGAACTAAAAAAGAAAGATAAACTGGAGCTTGTTGGCGGCAGCAGCTACCTCACTGAGCTGACAAATTACGTACCAACCGCCGCGCATGCTAGTAGCTATGCCGACATTGTTGCACAAAAAGCTGTTCGCCGCCGTCTCATTAAAGCAAGTGCTGATATTGGCGAAATGGGATTTAACGAGGAAACATCTACTGCCGAGCTGCTCGAAAAAGCCGAAGCGGAATTATTTAATGTGTCTGATCAGTCGCTTAAACAGGACTTGGTGAGTATTGAAAATATTCTCGACGAAAGTTTCAGCCGTATTGAAGAATTGCACCGCAACAAAGGACAATTGCGCGGCATTCGTACTGGCTATCAAGACCTTGATAATATGACAGCTGGATTACAGCGCAGCGACTTAATCATTCTCGCAGCACGTCCAGCGATGGGTAAAACGACGCTCGTGACAAACCTCGCCTATAATATTGCGACAATCGCGAAATTGCCCGTTCTATTTTTCAGTCTAGAGATGAGTAAAGAGCAACTGATCGACCGCATGCTTGCTGATGCCTCTGGTGTTGACAGCTGGAATATCCGCACCGGTAATTTGAGCGACGACGATTTCAGTAAAATCAGTGAAGCGATGGGGGAAATGGCAGAAGCGCCAATCTTCATTGATGATACGCCAGGACTCAGTGTGTTGGAGATGCGCACCAAAGCTCGCCGCGCTATGCATGACCAGCCACTCGGACTAATTGTTGTGGACTACCTCCAGCTCATGCAAGCAGCAAACAATCACAATGGCAATCGCGTTCAGGAGGTGAGCGAAATTTCGCGGGGGCTTAAACTTATAGCGCGCGAGCTCAACGTGCCGCTTATCGCGCTCAGCCAGCTGAGCCGCTCGGTCGAAAGCCGCACGCCGCCGATTCCGCAGCTCGCCGATTTACGCGAGTCGGGAAGCATTGAGCAGGACGCCGATCTTGTATCATTTATTTACCGCCCTGGCTACTACGAGCCGGATAATCCCGAAGTGCAAAATATCACTGATTTGATTATTGCCAAGCACCGCAATGGCCCGACGGGCAAAGTGCAATTATACTTCCACCCGGAACGCTTGCGTTTCATGTCGCTTGACCGCCGCCATGAGTAA
- the tmk gene encoding dTMP kinase produces MITRGRYIVIEGNDGTGKSTQVRLLQTYFHKQGYSVVTIEEPGGGSAPTTPAARYLRTIIKNGQLQRDPEINLALFSAARRELWQHSIAPALERGAVVLAARNYLSTLAYQGYGEGLDLDHIRKTTALFTDARYMAPDHVVILAMNDDAERKRRLAKRSSSVRLDAFESRADDFQHRVNNGYAALARDMALPVVECVAPDHRKTPAEIQAEILRIIS; encoded by the coding sequence ATGATCACGCGCGGGCGCTATATCGTCATTGAGGGGAATGATGGCACGGGAAAATCAACGCAAGTCCGCCTTTTGCAAACATATTTTCATAAGCAGGGGTATAGCGTGGTAACTATTGAGGAGCCAGGCGGCGGCTCAGCGCCTACGACGCCTGCCGCTCGTTATCTGCGCACGATTATCAAGAATGGACAGTTGCAGCGCGATCCAGAAATTAATCTGGCATTGTTCAGCGCGGCGCGGCGGGAACTATGGCAGCACAGCATTGCGCCGGCGCTTGAGCGGGGCGCGGTCGTACTGGCGGCGCGCAATTATCTTTCAACGCTTGCATACCAAGGTTACGGTGAAGGGCTTGACCTTGACCATATTCGCAAAACGACCGCGCTTTTCACTGATGCGCGTTATATGGCGCCGGACCATGTAGTTATTCTGGCTATGAACGACGACGCCGAGCGCAAACGCCGCCTCGCCAAACGTAGCAGCTCAGTGCGTCTTGACGCGTTTGAATCGCGCGCTGATGATTTTCAACATAGAGTAAATAACGGTTACGCTGCGCTCGCCCGTGATATGGCGCTGCCTGTCGTTGAGTGTGTCGCGCCGGATCACCGCAAGACGCCAGCAGAGATTCAGGCGGAGATTTTACGGATTATTTCATAG
- the rplL gene encoding 50S ribosomal protein L7/L12: MADVKKLAEELTKLTVLEVNELKTILKEEYGIEPAAAAVAVAGPAADAGAAAADEKTEFTVTLKDAGSQKVAVIKAVKELTGLGLGEAKALVDNAPSPIKEKVSKDEAEAAKKALEDAGAAVELA, encoded by the coding sequence ATGGCAGATGTAAAGAAACTTGCCGAAGAACTGACTAAATTGACAGTTCTAGAGGTGAATGAATTAAAAACCATTTTGAAAGAAGAATACGGCATTGAGCCGGCTGCTGCTGCGGTTGCAGTCGCTGGTCCAGCCGCTGACGCAGGAGCTGCTGCTGCCGACGAAAAAACCGAATTTACCGTCACGCTAAAAGACGCTGGTTCGCAAAAAGTTGCCGTTATCAAAGCGGTGAAGGAGCTGACTGGACTGGGTCTCGGCGAAGCTAAGGCGCTTGTCGACAATGCACCAAGCCCGATCAAAGAGAAAGTCTCAAAAGACGAAGCCGAGGCTGCTAAAAAAGCTCTGGAAGACGCTGGCGCGGCCGTCGAACTGGCGTAA
- a CDS encoding 50S ribosomal protein L7/L12: MSELPEKQVKRLKSLIQEAETNLAAAKELLMSILGDDGQIVTPVNSRDDVTGKIIEGVFDGQTMVGPDGKNYPVPANYASKSKLVEGDILKLTIASDGGFIYKQIGPVSRKQIIGTLVQHDGAYYVEAQGKEYRILLASVTYFRINVGDQVTIIVPEDNPDASWAAVEAAL, translated from the coding sequence ATGTCAGAATTACCAGAAAAACAAGTCAAACGGCTTAAGTCGCTGATTCAAGAAGCGGAAACAAATTTAGCCGCCGCTAAGGAATTGCTCATGAGTATCTTGGGCGATGACGGGCAAATTGTGACGCCGGTTAACAGCCGCGACGACGTTACCGGCAAAATTATTGAGGGCGTGTTTGACGGACAAACCATGGTCGGTCCGGACGGCAAGAATTATCCAGTGCCAGCTAACTATGCTAGCAAATCGAAACTGGTTGAAGGCGACATTCTCAAGCTAACCATTGCGAGCGACGGCGGCTTCATCTACAAACAAATCGGACCGGTTTCGCGCAAGCAAATCATTGGTACGCTTGTTCAGCATGACGGCGCATATTACGTTGAAGCGCAGGGTAAAGAGTATCGTATCTTGCTCGCGAGCGTCACTTACTTCCGTATCAATGTTGGCGACCAGGTTACTATCATCGTGCCGGAAGATAATCCGGACGCCAGTTGGGCGGCGGTAGAAGCTGCGTTGTAG
- a CDS encoding DUF1330 domain-containing protein, which yields MIAAKLYTFYDLPFSHDVCHLFEHIVIRRFLLSLRAAGRSRAFIGNVDGNTVESTIFFHAELYSAEDIALFEQSLYAEQSSINQRIVAESLAHIEAELMTVVNVQSDALLMSQLAACQRIVGGATGAHVSADDPLIIAESPKLFDTAVLAIETSDASDEATRSFFCFYPALLDIARDSAFDATAAYPQQNGVFTAYQDGNVVLQRFTVKKPFDCRAAEKRIAHHFHEARVTNEMLELLVRVFKTHPAYTAVPMYFYEKTLTRTTRDELAQSITPQAFHDIAKSARISIQPLPPTK from the coding sequence ATGATTGCTGCTAAACTTTACACGTTCTACGATTTACCGTTTTCGCACGACGTGTGCCACTTATTTGAGCATATCGTCATTCGCCGGTTTTTGCTATCGTTGAGAGCAGCTGGCCGGTCGCGTGCGTTTATCGGCAACGTTGATGGCAATACGGTTGAATCAACAATATTCTTTCACGCTGAATTATACTCGGCTGAAGATATCGCACTTTTTGAGCAGTCGCTTTACGCGGAACAATCCAGCATTAACCAGCGCATTGTTGCAGAATCGCTCGCGCACATTGAAGCTGAATTGATGACTGTCGTCAATGTCCAGAGCGATGCTTTATTGATGAGCCAGCTCGCAGCATGTCAGCGCATTGTCGGTGGTGCAACCGGCGCACACGTCTCCGCTGACGACCCGCTTATTATCGCCGAGAGTCCTAAACTTTTTGATACCGCCGTACTCGCGATAGAGACAAGCGATGCAAGCGACGAGGCAACGAGATCATTTTTCTGTTTTTATCCGGCGCTACTAGATATTGCGCGCGATAGTGCGTTTGACGCGACCGCTGCATATCCGCAGCAGAACGGCGTTTTCACTGCATATCAGGATGGCAATGTAGTGCTGCAGCGATTTACGGTCAAAAAACCGTTTGACTGCCGCGCGGCGGAAAAACGAATCGCGCACCATTTTCACGAAGCGCGCGTCACTAATGAAATGCTTGAGCTGCTCGTTCGTGTATTCAAAACGCATCCAGCCTACACTGCTGTCCCAATGTATTTTTATGAAAAGACCCTCACGCGGACGACTCGCGATGAACTCGCGCAATCGATAACGCCGCAGGCTTTTCATGACATCGCAAAATCTGCCCGTATCTCTATACAGCCATTACCGCCTACAAAATAG
- the recR gene encoding Recombination protein RecR, whose product MAQLLPNALERAINELGRLPGVGPRTAERYAYFLLRADERTAQSMARALIALHSDVKTCPVTFALINADEDISPLYSDAARDKRMIAVVEEPLDIVALERTGQFKGTYHVLGGTISPIDGIGPEQLHIPELLKRIRNDAAEEIIIATNASVEGESTALFIQRHIQEARLNVKVSRLARGIPVGVDLEYADQITLSHALEGRRVL is encoded by the coding sequence ATGGCACAGCTGTTGCCAAACGCGCTAGAGCGTGCAATTAATGAACTCGGGCGATTGCCAGGCGTCGGTCCGCGTACCGCTGAGAGATATGCATATTTTTTGTTGCGTGCCGACGAACGTACTGCGCAGTCTATGGCGCGTGCTTTGATAGCATTGCATAGCGACGTTAAGACGTGCCCTGTTACATTCGCACTCATCAATGCCGACGAAGATATCTCACCGCTTTATAGCGACGCCGCACGCGACAAGCGTATGATCGCAGTGGTTGAGGAGCCGCTTGATATCGTTGCGTTAGAGCGTACCGGACAGTTCAAGGGAACATACCATGTGCTTGGCGGTACGATTTCACCGATAGACGGCATAGGACCAGAACAGCTGCACATTCCAGAATTACTAAAGCGTATCCGCAATGATGCCGCCGAAGAAATTATTATTGCAACAAACGCGAGCGTTGAAGGTGAATCGACAGCGTTATTTATTCAGCGCCACATTCAAGAAGCACGCCTCAATGTCAAGGTGTCGCGCCTGGCGCGCGGCATTCCCGTGGGCGTTGATCTAGAATATGCCGATCAAATCACCCTCAGTCATGCGCTTGAGGGGCGGCGGGTTCTATAG
- the rplJ gene encoding 50S ribosomal protein L10 has product MAISKDKKQALVAEMSELFANAKSTAVAKYQGISVAELQELRKNAREAGVVIKVVKNRLVRVAMSKSGTYESTDTTALTGQLLYAVSQDDEVMPAKVLNDFAKTHPALELVAGFSGEGVAQSTAEVTALAGLPSKNQLIAETVAQLLSPVHDVTNALSGNIHALLDGVADKAVA; this is encoded by the coding sequence ATGGCGATTAGCAAAGACAAGAAACAAGCTTTGGTCGCAGAAATGAGCGAGCTGTTCGCGAACGCAAAAAGCACGGCTGTCGCAAAATACCAGGGGATCAGCGTGGCTGAATTGCAGGAATTGCGTAAAAACGCACGCGAGGCTGGCGTTGTCATCAAAGTGGTGAAGAACCGCCTGGTGCGCGTTGCGATGAGTAAAAGTGGCACCTATGAAAGCACCGATACAACGGCGCTCACAGGACAGTTGCTTTATGCTGTATCGCAGGACGATGAAGTTATGCCTGCTAAGGTGCTGAATGATTTTGCCAAAACTCATCCAGCACTTGAGCTCGTCGCTGGCTTCAGTGGCGAAGGAGTAGCGCAAAGTACTGCGGAAGTAACGGCGCTTGCTGGCTTGCCAAGCAAGAACCAGCTTATTGCTGAAACGGTGGCGCAATTGCTCTCGCCGGTTCACGATGTTACGAATGCGCTTTCTGGCAATATTCATGCGCTGCTTGACGGTGTCGCCGATAAGGCTGTTGCGTAA